A region of Paramormyrops kingsleyae isolate MSU_618 chromosome 17, PKINGS_0.4, whole genome shotgun sequence DNA encodes the following proteins:
- the msantd4 gene encoding myb/SANT-like DNA-binding domain-containing protein 4 produces the protein MKHLKRKRKSNYSVKETQTLIREIHKRRDVLFSRQQNTAINELKRRAWDEVADCVNSLGEGELRTAAEVKRRYLDWRAMMKRKQIRAELSGLKNEYDHSSPDNDNSLSGDQSVDLSGFPKDSTCDWHDLPDLGEPSSHPSSSIKLEDEEGSAYRLDGEAGDAEGEAEDEDDDCFPSVLPDVERESRIPEVFAHIDEFGMLSATKPSAARDLGASSGTGLGAGVTGVGVSGVAGADSTGVLIALERQRLDLEKHRLQVETERLQVERERLLVEKDKLRQVEVERERLQLEKERLQVERERLRLLMFQAERTPAPPPPPQATPMDCEKERKPWQPVDLEAEKLKLEKERLQLEKERLQFFKFESGRLQMEKERFQVEKDRLQLQKDGQQLALHQGH, from the exons ATGAAGCACCTGAAGAGGAAGCGGAAGAGTAACTACAGCGTGAAGGAGACGCAGACGCTGATCCGGGAGATCCACAAGCGGCGCGACGTGCTGTTCTCCCGGCAGCAGAATACTGCCATCAATGAGCTTAAGAGGCGCGCCTGGGACGAGGTGGCCGACTGTGTCAACTCGCTGGGCGAGGGCGAGCTGCGCACGGCGGCTGAGGTCAAGCGCCGTTACCTGGACTGGCGCGCGATGATGAAGAGGAAGCAGATCAGGGCAGAGCTATCAGGCCTGAAGAATGAGTATGACCACTCGTCACCGGACAACGACAACTCGCTGAGTGGGGACCAGTCTGTGGACCTGAGCGGCTTCCCCAAGGATTCCACCTGCGACTGGCACGACCTGCCGGACCTGGGAGAACCCAGCAGTCACCCCTCGTCCAGCATCAagctggaggatgaggagggcaGCGCCTACAGG CTGGATGGCGAGGCTGGGGATGCGGAGGGCGAAGCCGAGGATGAGGACGACGACTGCTTCCCCTCTGTCCTGCCCGATGTGGAACGCGAGAGCCGCATCCCAGAGGTGTTCGCCCACATTGATGAGTTTGGCATGCTGAGTGCCACCAAGCCATCCGCTGCCAGGGACCTGGGGGCGAGCTCGGGAACGGGTCTGGGAGCGGGCGTGACCGGAGTGGGTGTGTCGGGCGTGGCCGGTGCCGACAGCACAGGCGTGCTGATCGCCCTGGAGAGGCAGCGGCTGGATCTGGAGAAGCATCGGCTGCAGGTGGAAACGGAGCGCCTGCAGGTGGAGCGGGAGCGCCTCCTGGTGGAGAAGGACAAGCTACGTCAGGTGGAGGTGGAGCGGGAGAGGCTGCAGCTGGAGAAGGAGAGGCTTCAGGTGGAGCGCGAGCGACTTCGGCTGCTCATGTTTCAGGCAGAACGGACACCGGCCCCGCCTCCACCACCACAGGCCACGCCCATGGATTGCGAGAAAGAGCGCAAGCCCTGGCAGCCCGTGGACCTGGAGGCGGAAAAGCTGAAGCTAGAGAAGGagcgtctgcagctggagaagGAGCGGCTCCAGTTCTTCAAGTTCGAGTCAGGCCGCTTGCAGATGGAGAAGGAGCGCTTCCAGGTGGAGAAGGACAGGCTGCAGCTGCAGAAAGATGGTCAGCAGTTGGCCCTTCATCAGGGCcactag